CGATACCGCGTTCTTCCGCCAATTCGATCCATTCGGCCGTGCCGCGAAAACCGCCGATGAAACTGGGTTTTAGGATGATGTATTGGGGTGCGACGGCATCGAGGAGGCGTTTTTTTGGCGTCGGTGTCGAAAAGGCCAATCAGTTCTTCGTCGAGGGCGATCGGAATGGGCGTGGCCCGGCAAAGGGCCTCCATTTCGGTCCATTGCTTGGTGGCAATCGGCTGTTCGATGCTGTGGATGCCCAAATCGGCGAGGCGGTAGAGTTTTTCGAGGGCTTCGTTGGGTCGGAAGGCACCGTTGGCATCGACGCGTATTTCGATTTCGTCCGGACTGAAATGATCGCGGATGGAACGCAACAAGCCCCATTCCTTCTGGAAACCTAACGCGCCAATCTTCAGTTTAATGCAATGGAAACCGGCGTCGATCTTGGCTTCGATCTGCTCTTTCATGTAGGCTTCGCTTCCCATCCACACGAGTCCGTTGATCGGGATGGTCGCGCTACCCTCCGTAAAAGCAGACGGAAACAACTCAAACGGATCATCGGCCGACCACGAGCGGAACGCAGTTTCTATCCCGAATTGGATGGACGGAAACTCCCGTAAGGCCTCCCACAACGCCTCTTCTCCCAAATAAAGGTTATCGCAGGCCCATTTGACCTTTGCGGCATAATCCGGACGGTCGTCGGCACTGAGGCCGCGCAGCAGTCCGCATTCGCCAATGCCCTTCTTCCCTTCGTGTTCAATGACGATGAACCAGCTTTCTTTGGTGGTGAGTACGCCACGTGATGTACCCGACGGGACTTTGAAGTCGAGGACGTATTGGTGGGGGGTGGCGGTCATGGGGTTGGGGGTTGAGAGTTGATAGTTCAGGGTTGATAGTTGAGGGTTGAGTTTTGAGTGTTGAGTGTTGAGTGTTGAGTTTTGGGGGTTGGTTCTTAGTTCTTGGTTCTTGGTTCTGGATCCTTGCTCCTCTCTCCTCTCCCCTCTCCTCTCTCCTCTCTCCTACCTCTCCCCTTTCAAATATTTCAGCATACGGTCGAAATCATCGGATTGGATGCCTGCTTTTTGTAACGCGTCGATGTCTTCTTTCGCCTGGTCGATCCAGCTTTTTTTGGCGCTGACATTCTCGGCGCGGTATTTTTTGTGGATTTCTTTGGCGGCTGAGAAATCACCGGATACGAGATAGGCGTTGGCGATGCCGAGTTGGATCAGCAATTCGGATGGGTCGAGTTTCTCGCCTTTGCGAAAGGCATCGAGGGCTTTGGAGGTTTGCCTGGAAAACAGGTAATAGGTACCGAGGGCGTAATAGTCTTTTGCCCGGGCGTTGCCGCGATCGACGATGGCATTCGTGAGCAGGTCGATGGCTTTGTCGTAGGCTTTGTTACGGAAATGCTGGTAGGCATCGTTGCGGACGGTGGCCAACAACGACTGGTCTGCTGTTTTGGGATCGAGGCAGGCGTTACCGAAGTCGCGATAGGCTTTGGACTTCTCAGCCGCGCTCATTTTCTGGTATTCGCTGTAGGTATAGCCGTTGCGGAACTTGTCGAGAATCGAGAGACACAGATCGTCGGGATGCAGCATGAGTCCGGCGAGGCCCGAGGTTTTGCACAACTCCAGTACTGCGTTCTTCGCCTCGTCGTTCCAGCCGCGGCTTTTCTTGTTGTCGACCCAGGGCACGACCTCCAGGACGATTTTCTCTTTGAACACCCAGTTATGGCTTTCGAAGCCGAACCACAGGGCATTGGTCTTCAGGCAGGCCATTTTGTTGGGTGACAAAAGGCGGGCATCTTTACTTACCGGCTCCGACTGTACGAGGCAGGCGCCGTCGGGCTTTCCGGTTTGTTCGTATTTGGTGGCGAGTGCACTGGTGGGAAAGGCCGCGTAGGTGCACTTATCGTCTCCGGAAATCTTCGACATAAGGAACACGGCCCCGGCGGAACCCTGGCTGATGCCCGACGGATCGGGAATGGCCTTGAGGATGGACACCAGGCTGCTGGCCATTTGCTGGTTTTCGTCGAGAAGGGTGACCCGATACGCCAATTCGGTGGTGCCGGCGGGGAAATCTTCGGTTTTGACGACGATGCGGTCGCCGGCACCGACGACGATTTCACGGGTGGTGGCACGGGCGTTATCCCAGTAGCCATCGGCCTGGGCCGACAGGAAGTTCGGCAAGGCGAATACGAGCAGTACAAATAATCGTTTCACAGCAATTGGTTTTGGAACAGGTTGCCTAGCCCGGATAGCAGCGGAAAGCCTTTTGCACAAAACCGCTGTGGGGGCCGGGCGGCGACGGCGACCAACGGAAGCCGGAGGCGCGCGATGCCCACACGCGGTTTTGAAGAAAGCTTGCAGCGGATAGCCGGATCAGCTTCAACACTACAAAGCTATCGAATTCCCGATTTCGAGCAACATCAGGTCTTTGCCTACGTCGAAAAAGGTGCGTTTGGCGGCGTCGTGGTCGATTTCGATGTAGCCGAAGGTGTCGAAATGGTAGCCCAGTACTTTGTCGCATTCGAGGAATTCGGCGGCGGTGACGGCATCTTCGACATCCATGGTGAAGTTGTTGCCGACGGGCAGGATGGCCAGGTCGAGTTTGGTGCGCATCGGGATGAGTTTCATATCGAACGTCAGCGCGGTGTCGCCGGCGATGTAGATGTTTTTGTGTTCGCCTTCGATGACGAAACCGCCGGGATTGCCGCCGTAGGTGCCGTCGGGGAAGCTACTTGAGTGGTGGGCGATGACGTATTTCACACGGCCGAACGGAAAGGTCCAGTAGCCGCCGTGGTTCATCGGGTGGGTGGTGAAGCCTTTTTTGCCGTAGTAGGTCGCGATTTCAGCGTTCGATACGATGGTGGCGCCGGTGCGTTTGGCGATACGCTCGACATCCCCGATGTGGTCGCCGTGGGCGTGGGTAAGCAGGATGAAATCGGCCTGCAACTGCTCGACGCTGATGTGGGCCGCTTTGGGATTATCGGAAATGAATGGGTCGACGATGATGTGGTGGCCACCGACTTCGATGGAAAGGGAGGCGTGGCCGAGGTAGGTGATTTTCATGGGTTAGGAGTTAGGGGTTAGGAGTTAGGGGTTAGGGGTTAGGGGTTAGGGGTTGGGAGTTGGGAGTTAGGGGTTGGGTTTTGGGTTTTGGGTTTTGGGTTTTGGGTTTTGGGTTTTGGGTTTTGCTCGTTGCTACTTGCTACTCGATACTTGCTCCTTGCTATTCGCAATCTAAACTACGTTCTCTTTTCCGTATCCGCAACTGGGGCAATATCTTGCTTTTGGGGTTCTAAATGGTTTTTTGCAATTCGGACAGTCTTTTCCAAATTCGGATATTTTATGATGGAATATTGCTAACGGATTTGGTTCATATTCTCCGGTAATTATGCGATACATTTCGAGTAGATATCGATAACGCTCCCGTGTTTCAATTTCATGTAGCCAGATATGATTATGGATTTTCCGCTTTTTAAGTTCTTCATCAATAATCCTCTTACCATAAAGCGAAGCATTTCGACACAATTCAAATTCTTCATCGTCAAGCATCTTGACTTTTACATTACAGCGCCAGCAAAATTTTTCTTCCATGTGGTGGTGGTTGGTTGTTGGTGGTTGGTTGTTGGTTGTTGGTTCTTGGTTGTTGGTTCTTGGTTTCGGACACTTGATACTTGCTCCTTGATCCTTGATCCTTGCTACTACTCCTCCTCAACTATTCACCACAATATCCGAGAACAGGTAAATCATCGAAAAGGCCAGCAACACGGAGAATGCAAACGTACTCAGGGCGAGTTTTTTCAATTCGGGATCGAGGTCTTTCGGGTTTTGGTTGCGGGCGACGCGGGCCAGGTGCAGGATCATGGGGATGTAGGCCACGACAAAAAGGTATTGGTCCCATTGGAAATTGCGGATGTAGGCGAACGCCAGTCCCAGTATCATGGCGGTTACAACCAGGAAGAAATGGTAGGTTTTGGCGGCCTTCCCTCCTATCTTGACGACGATGGTGTTTTTGCCGGCTTTGCGGTCAGACGCTTCGTCGCGCATGTTGTTCAGGTTGAGTACGCCTACACTCAGGAAACCGATGGCGGCAGCGGGCAACACCAGATCGAGTGCGAATTCCTGTGAATGCAGGAAGTTCACGCCGAGGGTGCTGACGAGGCCGAAGAACACAAACACAAATACATCGCCGTAGCCGCGGTAGCCATAGGCGGTATTACCGACGGTGTAGCGGATGGCGGAGAGAATGGCGAGGAGTCCGAGCACGAGGAAGAACACCGAATACCACACGTATTTCATGCCGAACGCGAAATAAATCAGCGTGCAGGCGGAGAGAAACGTCAGGA
This genomic interval from Flavobacterium sp. HJ-32-4 contains the following:
- a CDS encoding metal-dependent hydrolase, with product MKITYLGHASLSIEVGGHHIIVDPFISDNPKAAHISVEQLQADFILLTHAHGDHIGDVERIAKRTGATIVSNAEIATYYGKKGFTTHPMNHGGYWTFPFGRVKYVIAHHSSSFPDGTYGGNPGGFVIEGEHKNIYIAGDTALTFDMKLIPMRTKLDLAILPVGNNFTMDVEDAVTAAEFLECDKVLGYHFDTFGYIEIDHDAAKRTFFDVGKDLMLLEIGNSIAL
- a CDS encoding M48 family metallopeptidase gives rise to the protein MKRLFVLLVFALPNFLSAQADGYWDNARATTREIVVGAGDRIVVKTEDFPAGTTELAYRVTLLDENQQMASSLVSILKAIPDPSGISQGSAGAVFLMSKISGDDKCTYAAFPTSALATKYEQTGKPDGACLVQSEPVSKDARLLSPNKMACLKTNALWFGFESHNWVFKEKIVLEVVPWVDNKKSRGWNDEAKNAVLELCKTSGLAGLMLHPDDLCLSILDKFRNGYTYSEYQKMSAAEKSKAYRDFGNACLDPKTADQSLLATVRNDAYQHFRNKAYDKAIDLLTNAIVDRGNARAKDYYALGTYYLFSRQTSKALDAFRKGEKLDPSELLIQLGIANAYLVSGDFSAAKEIHKKYRAENVSAKKSWIDQAKEDIDALQKAGIQSDDFDRMLKYLKGER
- the menA gene encoding 1,4-dihydroxy-2-naphthoate octaprenyltransferase, whose protein sequence is MKHWIEAARVRTLPLSVSGILVGSLYALAYPTQKHETPTEVYSWKVFGFAILTTLGLQILSNFANDYGDGVKGTDNEDRIGPKRAIQSGVISKEAMKRAIILTSILTFLSACTLIYFAFGMKYVWYSVFFLVLGLLAILSAIRYTVGNTAYGYRGYGDVFVFVFFGLVSTLGVNFLHSQEFALDLVLPAAAIGFLSVGVLNLNNMRDEASDRKAGKNTIVVKIGGKAAKTYHFFLVVTAMILGLAFAYIRNFQWDQYLFVVAYIPMILHLARVARNQNPKDLDPELKKLALSTFAFSVLLAFSMIYLFSDIVVNS